One Actinomycetota bacterium genomic region harbors:
- a CDS encoding thiamine pyrophosphate-binding protein, translating into MTTGREAFFEVARSEGARYLFTNPGTTELPIFDELADDRAGLELIMCLQEGVAVGAADGYAQATGRPSLINLHVTPGLANGLNGIFDAKWSRSPIVVTAGQQDTRHLVQEPMLAGDLVGMVSQFSKYSYECRRPEEIGIAMRRAFKEAAAPPSGPTFVSIPWDVFDQDADFDIPGPSKVDYRATASAEAIGEAARMLLDADRPLIVAGDGIARAHAVAELVRVAELLGARVAGEPIHGRLNFPFDHPLYAGMIAPMNPGIRASLEPSDVAFIAAASAFSPFYPSSVMAVPDGVALVQLDADPTEVARIYPVAVGMVGDPKVSLRALAAEIERIRTPEQAKRAGARTKEAGEQKAAGEAALYAALDEKRSVSPIPPIVAVAEVTGALEPGTIVVDESITSTLGVRSTLKLSEPDTYFFTRGGGLGFGLPASIGVKLAHPDRPVVAIVGDGTTLYTPQALWTMAHHHVPVVAVVLNNASYLILKSGLAGMQGKAVKNDVWPAMDLVDPMVDFLALSRAFGVPAERVETASEIAPTIRKAMASGGPALVEVVVDGRLGA; encoded by the coding sequence ATGACGACCGGACGCGAAGCGTTCTTCGAGGTGGCTCGCAGCGAAGGCGCGCGCTACCTGTTCACGAACCCCGGCACGACCGAGCTTCCGATCTTCGACGAGCTCGCCGACGACCGAGCCGGCCTCGAGCTGATCATGTGCCTGCAGGAGGGGGTCGCGGTCGGCGCGGCCGATGGCTACGCGCAGGCGACCGGCCGTCCTTCGCTGATAAACCTCCACGTCACCCCGGGGTTGGCGAACGGCCTCAACGGCATCTTCGATGCCAAGTGGTCGCGTTCGCCGATCGTCGTGACCGCGGGCCAGCAGGACACGCGCCATCTCGTTCAAGAGCCGATGCTCGCCGGGGATCTGGTGGGGATGGTCTCGCAGTTCTCCAAATACTCCTACGAGTGCCGCAGGCCGGAAGAGATCGGCATCGCGATGCGCCGGGCGTTCAAGGAAGCGGCCGCGCCGCCGTCGGGGCCGACGTTCGTCTCGATCCCGTGGGACGTCTTCGATCAGGATGCCGACTTCGATATCCCCGGGCCGTCGAAGGTCGACTACCGCGCGACCGCGTCCGCGGAGGCGATCGGTGAGGCGGCGCGCATGCTGCTCGATGCGGACCGCCCCCTGATCGTCGCGGGCGACGGGATCGCGCGCGCACACGCCGTAGCGGAGCTGGTGCGCGTCGCCGAGCTGCTCGGCGCTCGCGTCGCCGGCGAGCCGATCCACGGACGCCTCAACTTCCCGTTCGATCACCCGCTCTATGCGGGGATGATCGCTCCGATGAATCCCGGGATCCGGGCGTCGCTCGAGCCGTCCGATGTGGCGTTCATCGCCGCGGCCTCCGCGTTCAGCCCCTTCTACCCGTCGAGCGTCATGGCGGTGCCGGACGGCGTGGCCTTGGTGCAGCTCGACGCCGACCCGACCGAGGTTGCGCGCATCTATCCGGTGGCCGTCGGGATGGTCGGGGACCCGAAGGTTTCCCTCCGCGCGCTCGCGGCCGAGATCGAGCGCATCCGCACGCCCGAGCAGGCCAAACGGGCCGGGGCGCGCACCAAGGAAGCCGGGGAGCAGAAGGCCGCCGGCGAAGCGGCGCTGTATGCGGCGCTCGACGAGAAGCGGTCGGTCAGCCCCATCCCGCCGATCGTGGCTGTGGCCGAGGTGACGGGCGCGCTCGAGCCGGGAACGATCGTGGTCGACGAGTCGATCACCTCGACGCTCGGCGTGCGCTCCACGCTGAAGCTGTCCGAGCCCGACACGTATTTCTTCACACGGGGCGGGGGGCTCGGCTTCGGTTTGCCGGCGTCCATAGGCGTGAAGCTCGCGCATCCCGATCGGCCGGTCGTCGCGATCGTGGGAGACGGCACCACGCTCTACACGCCGCAGGCGCTCTGGACGATGGCGCATCATCATGTGCCGGTGGTCGCGGTCGTCCTGAACAACGCGTCGTATCTGATCCTCAAGTCGGGGCTGGCCGGCATGCAGGGGAAGGCCGTGAAGAACGATGTGTGGCCGGCGATGGACCTCGTCGACCCGATGGTGGACTTCCTTGCGCTGTCGAGAGCCTTCGGCGTCCCCGCCGAGCGGGTCGAGACGGCTTCAGAGATCGCTCCCACGATCCGCAAGGCGATGGCGTCCGGTGGTCCGGCGCTCGTCGAGGTCGTCGTCGATGGTCGCCTCGGCGCGTGA
- a CDS encoding competence/damage-inducible protein A: MTEVEIFSVGDELLRGVVQDSNSYWMAKRIAARGASLTRIQVLPDAPPLVADELRRALERKPALVLTQGGLGPTDDDRTREAIGLATGRPLIPHVEAEAIVRRRYAELASAGRVESPELHEARLRMARLPEGARALDNHVGAAPGVLLEVGATAIVALPGVPPELHWIWENSLAPELDRILGPGGFAEITVTLDLRDESSIAEMLRGLQSRHPEVYVKSRAKGFEDGEEVRVTLTAAGPDDAAARRLVEAAFADLQAGLDELRIAILQSS, from the coding sequence ATGACGGAGGTCGAGATCTTCTCGGTCGGAGACGAGCTCCTGCGTGGCGTCGTGCAGGACTCGAACTCCTATTGGATGGCGAAGCGCATCGCCGCGCGTGGCGCGAGCCTCACCCGGATCCAGGTGTTGCCGGACGCGCCGCCCCTCGTCGCCGACGAGCTTCGCCGGGCGCTCGAGCGGAAGCCGGCGCTCGTACTCACGCAGGGCGGACTCGGGCCGACCGACGACGATCGAACCCGCGAGGCGATCGGTCTGGCGACCGGACGACCCCTCATCCCGCACGTCGAGGCCGAGGCGATCGTGCGCCGGCGCTACGCCGAGCTGGCATCGGCCGGGCGCGTCGAATCGCCCGAGCTTCACGAAGCACGTCTCCGGATGGCACGGCTCCCCGAGGGCGCTCGCGCGCTCGATAATCACGTCGGCGCCGCGCCGGGCGTGCTGCTCGAGGTTGGCGCCACAGCGATCGTCGCGCTCCCCGGCGTGCCGCCCGAGCTCCACTGGATCTGGGAGAACTCGCTCGCGCCGGAGCTCGATCGCATCCTCGGCCCCGGTGGTTTCGCGGAGATCACCGTGACGCTGGACCTGCGCGACGAGTCTTCGATCGCGGAGATGCTCCGAGGTCTGCAGTCGAGGCACCCGGAGGTCTACGTGAAGTCCCGCGCGAAAGGCTTCGAAGACGGGGAAGAGGTACGGGTCACCCTAACCGCCGCCGGGCCCGACGACGCGGCGGCCCGGCGCCTCGTGGAGGCCGCGTTCGCCGACCTTCAGGCCGGGCTCGATGAGTTGCGGATCGCGATCCTGCAATCGTCCTAG
- a CDS encoding VOC family protein has product MIHVKHIDHVAIAVTDIHKSAAWYQEMFGLERRFDDVWGDEPPIMVCAGDTCVALFPTEGHAAPPPGRDSVAMRHFAFVTDRANFEAARESFDERGIEYQFADHEVCHSLYISDPDGHRIELTTYELG; this is encoded by the coding sequence ATGATCCACGTCAAGCACATCGACCACGTGGCGATCGCGGTCACGGACATCCACAAGTCTGCCGCGTGGTATCAGGAGATGTTCGGGCTCGAGCGCCGCTTCGACGACGTCTGGGGCGACGAGCCCCCAATCATGGTGTGCGCGGGGGACACATGCGTCGCGTTGTTCCCGACGGAGGGCCACGCTGCGCCGCCGCCGGGCCGCGACTCGGTGGCGATGCGCCACTTCGCGTTCGTGACCGATCGTGCCAACTTCGAAGCGGCGCGCGAGTCGTTCGATGAGCGAGGCATCGAGTATCAATTCGCCGACCACGAGGTATGCCACTCGCTGTACATCTCCGACCCCGACGGCCACCGCATCGAACTCACGACCTACGAGCTCGGATGA
- a CDS encoding PaaI family thioesterase, protein MVASARERDHADVTEQAAGIEPRAARVAEAIANQDAFFADSFPGMLGVRIVEAGPGHCVATLKVGSSVKHPGGYAHGGALAGFGDTAAAWATFPTLEEGEFFTTIEFKANFITGVNGGNLRAEAKSVHRGRRTMVLEVHVTTDDDERRPVAMMIVTQAILKTPGASGGEEVPPEG, encoded by the coding sequence ATGGTCGCCTCGGCGCGTGAGCGGGATCACGCCGACGTGACGGAGCAGGCCGCAGGGATCGAGCCGCGCGCTGCGCGCGTCGCCGAAGCGATCGCCAACCAGGACGCGTTCTTCGCGGACTCGTTCCCCGGGATGCTCGGCGTCCGGATCGTCGAGGCTGGGCCCGGCCACTGCGTCGCGACGCTCAAGGTGGGCAGCAGCGTCAAGCATCCCGGCGGCTACGCGCACGGCGGCGCGCTGGCCGGGTTCGGCGACACCGCAGCGGCGTGGGCCACCTTCCCCACGCTCGAGGAAGGCGAGTTCTTCACCACGATCGAGTTCAAGGCCAACTTCATCACCGGGGTCAACGGCGGGAACCTGCGGGCGGAAGCGAAATCGGTCCATCGCGGGCGCCGCACGATGGTACTCGAGGTTCACGTGACGACCGACGACGACGAGCGGCGGCCGGTCGCGATGATGATCGTGACTCAGGCGATCCTCAAGACGCCGGGCGCATCCGGCGGCGAAGAGGTCCCGCCCGAGGGGTGA
- a CDS encoding GNAT family N-acetyltransferase gives MTGTIRPLERSEIEPHIELLESEGFTPEIDQGTWLGGFVEDRLAGWIRLFLEGDAWMVEDVYVLPEHRSSGLATELLLAAQDGREELWLICDDEMIGFYEARGYRLMPKDTFPEPLATLYRGKAEWPSGSDHNHNALRWSHV, from the coding sequence GTGACCGGGACGATCCGACCGCTCGAGCGATCGGAGATCGAACCGCACATCGAGCTCCTCGAATCGGAGGGCTTCACGCCGGAGATCGACCAAGGCACCTGGTTGGGCGGCTTCGTTGAGGATCGGCTGGCCGGCTGGATCCGCCTGTTCCTCGAAGGCGACGCCTGGATGGTCGAAGACGTGTACGTCCTGCCCGAGCATCGGAGCAGCGGCCTCGCGACCGAGCTGCTCCTTGCGGCTCAGGACGGCCGCGAGGAGCTCTGGCTCATATGCGACGACGAGATGATCGGGTTCTACGAGGCGAGAGGCTACCGTCTGATGCCCAAGGACACCTTTCCCGAACCGCTCGCAACGCTCTACCGGGGCAAAGCAGAATGGCCGAGCGGCTCCGACCACAACCACAACGCTTTGCGCTGGTCACACGTCTAG
- a CDS encoding D-alanyl-D-alanine carboxypeptidase produces MRTRALASLTIGVLAFTSAVPVYARVPDKTPKRHLEASIRRTMASPPVRPATPGILVLRGGRIAVAINPDRVFLPASLLKLATTTTAIIKFGPDHRFPTRLLGLAPSGGVTGTVALIGGGDPTFASEAYRREHFLPKPDDPIPVPVFASGSPTVERLAAAISAAGVRRIQGDIRVDDSLFDTRRTQPGWIADYQRNDPDIGNLGALTVNEGYSDIDATVLYADPAVGAGRQLVAALAARGVVVTGKVRRGGAPPGARELARVLSPPLGEIVDYTNRYSANYSAELTLKGIGARFGGAGTTDAGVRVVRETLAGIKIPLDGFVMADGSGLSLNNRMTPRMIGAILDWILRAEGKGGDVLRNSLPVAGGPGTIFKRMTKPPTGGNLRGKTGFIRRVRGMAGWVTPSDGVPLVYVALFNDAPSPLALTTPLDLIGTAVALFGRP; encoded by the coding sequence ATGCGTACCCGAGCGCTCGCCTCGCTGACGATCGGCGTGCTTGCTTTCACGTCGGCCGTGCCCGTGTATGCGCGCGTCCCCGACAAGACGCCGAAGCGCCATCTCGAAGCTTCGATCCGTCGCACCATGGCTTCGCCACCTGTACGACCGGCGACCCCAGGGATCCTCGTTCTGCGTGGCGGGCGAATTGCGGTCGCGATCAACCCGGATCGGGTCTTTCTCCCCGCTTCCCTCTTGAAGCTTGCGACCACGACGACCGCGATCATCAAGTTCGGTCCGGATCATCGGTTCCCAACGCGGCTCCTCGGTCTTGCGCCGAGCGGCGGCGTAACCGGAACCGTCGCGCTCATCGGAGGCGGGGATCCGACATTCGCGAGTGAGGCGTACCGACGCGAACACTTCTTGCCGAAGCCCGACGACCCGATCCCCGTCCCGGTATTCGCGAGTGGGTCGCCGACCGTGGAGAGGCTCGCGGCCGCGATCTCCGCGGCCGGAGTGCGGCGCATCCAGGGCGATATCCGCGTCGATGACTCACTGTTCGATACGCGGCGGACGCAGCCGGGGTGGATCGCCGACTACCAGCGCAACGACCCCGACATCGGGAACCTCGGCGCCTTGACCGTGAACGAGGGCTACTCCGACATCGACGCCACGGTGCTGTACGCCGACCCGGCGGTCGGGGCCGGCCGGCAGCTCGTCGCCGCGCTCGCCGCTCGCGGAGTCGTCGTCACCGGAAAGGTTCGTCGCGGGGGCGCACCCCCGGGCGCTCGGGAGCTCGCTCGCGTGCTCTCACCTCCGCTCGGTGAGATCGTGGACTACACAAACCGCTACTCCGCCAACTACTCGGCGGAGCTGACCCTGAAGGGGATCGGCGCACGCTTCGGGGGCGCAGGCACGACCGACGCCGGCGTTCGCGTCGTGCGCGAGACCCTCGCCGGCATCAAGATCCCGCTCGACGGATTCGTGATGGCCGACGGCTCCGGGCTGTCGCTCAACAATCGGATGACGCCGCGGATGATCGGTGCGATCCTCGACTGGATCCTCCGCGCTGAAGGGAAGGGCGGGGACGTCCTGCGGAACTCGCTTCCCGTGGCCGGCGGACCGGGGACCATCTTCAAGCGCATGACGAAGCCCCCGACGGGAGGCAACCTGCGCGGCAAGACCGGTTTCATCCGCCGAGTCCGTGGGATGGCCGGGTGGGTGACTCCTTCCGACGGCGTGCCGCTCGTGTACGTGGCGCTGTTCAACGATGCGCCGAGCCCGCTCGCGCTGACCACCCCGCTCGATCTGATCGGCACGGCAGTGGCGCTCTTCGGCCGGCCCTGA
- a CDS encoding DUF429 domain-containing protein translates to MYAGIDVSATRGFDIAVLDDERRIVLVAKARDLDAAGLIIRGLPPETVVAVDAPPAPSRGFAGAGKAYRVAEQELHRVGVSLYPVPASTEAAPAWMRAGFALYEVLEKAGFPPFLEGVARRGVSIEVYPHLTYRVLVGDGRGRAPKLEWSRAALRRKVAGLTRDATQDALDAIAAGYTAWTFANDRWVGYGDPREGVIVAPRSDVRGEPVRRGPDQLSLGIETTPRATTAEDGIPQQTPFAQRVARYVARIPPGRVATYGDVARACGTPTGARAVGTLVARHSFEMPSHRLVDATGRPSPAYPGGPERQLERLAAEGIAIANGRVDLNLHRWRQGA, encoded by the coding sequence ATGTACGCCGGGATCGACGTTTCCGCGACGCGCGGTTTCGACATCGCCGTACTCGACGACGAACGCCGGATCGTGCTCGTCGCCAAAGCCCGCGACCTCGACGCGGCCGGCCTCATCATCCGCGGCTTGCCGCCGGAAACCGTGGTCGCAGTCGACGCGCCTCCCGCCCCTTCACGGGGCTTCGCCGGCGCGGGCAAGGCCTACCGTGTCGCCGAGCAGGAACTCCACAGAGTTGGGGTGTCTTTGTATCCCGTGCCGGCAAGCACCGAGGCGGCGCCGGCGTGGATGCGAGCGGGCTTCGCGTTGTACGAAGTTCTCGAGAAGGCGGGATTCCCTCCCTTCCTCGAGGGCGTCGCGCGACGCGGCGTATCGATCGAGGTATACCCGCACCTCACGTATCGGGTCCTCGTCGGCGACGGGCGCGGCCGCGCCCCGAAGCTCGAATGGTCTCGCGCAGCGCTGCGCCGCAAGGTCGCCGGGCTGACCCGGGATGCGACGCAGGACGCGCTCGACGCGATCGCGGCCGGCTACACGGCGTGGACGTTCGCGAACGACCGCTGGGTCGGGTACGGCGACCCACGCGAAGGCGTCATCGTCGCCCCACGCTCGGACGTGCGCGGCGAACCGGTGCGACGCGGACCCGACCAGCTCAGCCTCGGCATCGAGACCACACCCCGAGCGACGACCGCCGAAGACGGGATCCCCCAGCAGACGCCGTTCGCGCAGCGCGTGGCGCGCTACGTCGCCCGCATCCCGCCGGGGCGCGTCGCGACCTACGGCGACGTCGCGCGCGCATGCGGCACACCGACCGGCGCGCGCGCCGTCGGGACGCTCGTCGCGCGTCACTCGTTCGAGATGCCGAGCCACCGGCTCGTCGACGCCACCGGCCGCCCTTCACCCGCGTACCCCGGAGGACCGGAACGTCAACTCGAGCGGCTCGCCGCCGAAGGGATAGCGATCGCGAACGGCCGCGTGGATCTGAACCTCCACCGCTGGAGGCAAGGGGCGTGA